In a single window of the Mus musculus strain C57BL/6J chromosome 6, GRCm38.p6 C57BL/6J genome:
- the Vmn1r41 gene encoding vomeronasal type-1 receptor 41 has translation MMNKANLLYTDTNMKTFLFSEVSVGISANSMLFIVHICILLGENRPKPINLYIAFLSLTQLMLLITMGLIVADMFMSQGIWDSITCQSLIYLHRLLRGLTLCATCLLNVLWTITLSPRSSCLTKFKHKSPHHISGAFLFFCALYMSFSSHLFLSIIATPNLTSEDFMYVTQSCSLLSMSYSRTSMFSTAIAIREAFLISLFALCSGYMVALLWRHKKQAWDLHSTNVSSKSSPEQRATRTIMLLMSFFVVLYVLENAVFHSRMKFKDGSMLYCVQIIVSHSYATVSPFVLICTEKRMIKFWGSMFGRIVNI, from the coding sequence ATGATGAATAAAGCCAACCTACTCTACACTGATACAAACATGAAAACTTTCTTGTTCTCTGAAGTGAGTGTTGGGATCTCAGCTAACAGTATGCTTTTTATAGTCCACATCTGCATACTCCTTGGTGAGAACAGGCCTAAGCCCATTAACCTCTATATTGCTTTCTTATCTCTAACACAACTAATGCTGCTTATAACTATGGGACTCATAGTTGCAGACATGTTTATGTCTCAGGGGATATGGGATTCTATCACTTGCCAATCCCTTATCTATCTGCACAGGCTTTTAAGGGGCCTCACCCTTTGTGCTACCTGTCTGCTGAATGTCCTTTGGACCATCACACTTAGTCCTAGAAGCTCCTGTTTAACAAAGTTTAAACATAAATCTCCCCATCACATCTCAggtgcctttctttttttctgtgctcTCTATATGTCTTTTAGCAGTCACCTCTTCTTATCAATTATTGCTACCCCCAACTTGACCTCAGAGGATTTTATGTATGTTACTCAGTCCTGCTCACTTCTATCCATGAGTTACTCCAGGACAAGCATGTTTTCCACAGCGATAGCCATCAGGGAAGCCTTTCTCATTAGTCTCTTTGCCCTGTGCAGTGGGTACATGGTGGCTCTCCTATGGAGGCACAAGAAGCAGGCCTGGGATCTTCACAGCACCAACGTTTCTTCAAAATCATCCCCAGAACAAAGGGCCACCAGGACCATCATGCTGCTCATGAGCTTCTTTGTGGTTCTCTATGTtttggaaaatgctgtcttccacTCAAGGATGAAGTTCAAGGATGGCTCAATGTTGTACTGTGTCCAAATTATTGTGTCCCATAGCTATGCCACAGTGAGCCCTTTTGTGTTGATTTGCACTGAAAAGCGTATGATTAAGTTTTGGGGGTCAATGTTTGGCAGAATAGTAAATATTTGA